Proteins from one Gossypium raimondii isolate GPD5lz chromosome 8, ASM2569854v1, whole genome shotgun sequence genomic window:
- the LOC105791762 gene encoding uncharacterized protein LOC105791762 — translation MAALCVNHPNFRYKNCCSSLQRRETRSRHRPRFLVVSSSHNNDESLERSTSSSKTKKEDKEKRQLLFGRVLGSVQKLGIGLKEKISPQRKGDWKDVMLMSLSFAVYVYMSQKLVCAYCAWMSMLKQSW, via the coding sequence ATGGCAGCTCTCTGTGTAAACCATCCTAATTTTCGCTACAAAAACTGTTGTTCTTCACTTCAGCGACGGGAAACTAGGAGCAGGCACCGTCCCAGATTCCTGGTGGTTTCATCTTCTCATAACAATGATGAATCACTGGAGAGATCGACATCAAGTTCAAAGACAAAGAAAGAAGACAAGGAGAAGAGACAGTTGTTGTTTGGTCGGGTTTTGGGAAGTGTGCAGAAGCTTGGAATAGGGTTGAAGGAAAAGATAAGTCCACAACGCAAAGGTGATTGGAAGGATGTGATGTTGATGAGTTTATCGTTTGCTGTTTATGTTTACATGTCTCAAAAGCTTGTTTGTGCATACTGTGCTTGGATGTCCATGCTCAAACAATCATGGTAG